The Amphiura filiformis unplaced genomic scaffold, Afil_fr2py scaffold_40, whole genome shotgun sequence genomic sequence aacagtattttgtaATTTCGACAGATGGCGCTTTCcgcttgcacaatatttttgtaaacagGGTGTAAATAACCCTTCACACGTGTgtcatttgaaatgtatttatttatttatttatttatttatttatttattgattgattgattgattgattgattgattgattgattgattgattgattgattgattgattgattgatttttatttattttgcaccATCAGACAACAATCGTGCGAACCACCCAAGAAGTAGCCCCACCAACCTACATGGTTTGGTCCATTCTCAATACAATATTTTTCTGCTTTGTGTTTGGAATCGTCGCCATTATCAAGTCAAACGAGGTAAGAATTAATATCATCATGTCTATATCCAATCAAATAAACattcagtaaccatggtaactgtttTAATGTAAGCAGACTAGCTGTCACTTTTGGGTAGATTGACATAAAATGTTTGGCCCGGTTGGGAGAGGCGCATATCGTCAATCCATTTTGTTTGAAGGCATGCTCTCCGTGGACCGGAAATGGGGGATCTATGGGAACCGCCGTAAAAGGTATTCTAGAGCAAGGATCTATGTTGAATACCGCGTAAAGAAACCAGAAATGAGAGGAATGATCAATTTGGGGATATTTTAGAGGTGAAAGCATTAAAGTCAAGGGTCTTTCAGCACTTTGTTTTTGTAACATATCGAAAAAACGATACCCTTATAAttgcatctatgcacagtttccacctcgatacacctgaataCACAAACTTGTCCAACACAGGGAGTCTAGCAATGCATTGTCTCCTCAGAGAGCTACACAGcctgtgtttacactacacggtttagtgcatagcatcataagagctgtgtgagcttctagctgctgactagtggaaaatacggcatctgtgattggttttgtcaaaattccGATAGTTTCCTTTATCCAATtagaaaagtttttatatcgaacgaagcTAACATTTCCCGCTATTACGTCAACAGATggcgcaattcaatgtttatagcaaggcgattGTTGTAAATTTGTTGAAAACGGCCTAGTCACGCACAATATTTGACCAaggtgtaggttttaaaagtcaaaaccccgattgatccttacaatatttcacattatatgtcattaaatgaaagagtacACTTATATTGTCGATGTACTAGATTCATGGCAATGAGCATTGGCCAAAAACTTGTGCAAAAAGTCATTATATTCGCCTGTTTTgacatacggttgtaaattcaatgaacaatgactttgcttaaagagcgcttaattaaaaatattgataTGAATTTTGGTGTCTTCCGGAGCTGCGCGGTCTAAAACAGGGGTCttttgtgtgtaggggtgtgtggggtgtggggtgttggtgcatacccatatggtcatttgtgttaagcgCTCTCCCCAGGTATTTGCCTCCCAAATACAAATGCagtataattatgttatgttGTTATTTGCAGATAAAACACCAGTcgctcaaaaaaaaattgggtacaTGTTTTGTATTTGTTCATACATATACTGCCTTTTGCTTGGGAAGCCAAATGTGTGATAATGAGGTTTGCCATTTGGTGTGTCCTGAAATGTTTAAATAAATCTCCAAAGACCAGTTTCTTGCCGATGTTTCTTGAAGCCTGACTATAGAGGCAATGCTGCTTTTAGGTCATTGGGCGTAGTCAGGTTTAGTAGAACCAATTAGTCCTACAAATTATGAGTCTTGTTATTTTCTTTACCTTCCACCTCAGGTTTCCAACCACATGCTACGAGGTGACATCAGAGGAGCCCTACAAGCGTCAAACTCAGCTCGAGCTTGGAATATCGCAGCTACTGTCACTGGCATTATTTTAATTCCTGTCATCCTTGCTCTGCGCATTATAGCGGACGACGGCTACTAAATACAATCAAAGACCTTCAATGTTGAAGGTCTTTGGATGAAACGTGCAATATTGTTTGTATGAGTAAATTAAAGTGCATTTCATATCACTGAAAATTACACATTAAACGAGATATGATATGTACTGTAGTTGCATCTACATCTAAAGATATAATGGAGAAAATCCTAGTCGGTCTGCTTTTCCCTGTAGAagaatttcacacattcctacaccttaatGGCAGACATTGCTGAGTCCCCGTCGGGCCAatctcacctgaaatgtgaaacgATAcatccttggcgggaattttaaactgtattccacCACCCGTGGTTACAcgtagacaacataatgatgaaTATTTGcaacacaatacaaaatattaagATCGATTAAAGGTTTTATGtatccaattgggcagtcacaacaccagtttgctGCGGATGGGATCCAAATGGCTGATTGAATTCTGacccatcacttggctcgttggattcgcctATACTTTTTTCTATTGATACCTCTAGAGTTGCTTGCTTCTGGCTCAATTTATAGAAATTATACAGGTGAATTTTGGCATGACCCAGTGGTAAAGTAATTAATACTTCAAAACAAAGCCTAAAATCACCGCAGAAACAAATTCTGACTTGGTCGGCTTGACGCCATACATACTACTAATGAAAAACTGTTTTTGATATCACTTTTCTTTTTTCTAGTCTAAAAAAATGAATTGCAAATATACAGACTAAGATACACCCTGTGCAATATGCATATAAGCATCAGGCATCACGGACACGCAACAAAGAGAGGTGGCTTTTAGAAGAATTTGACAAAATGATTCAGGACGCAAAAAGATAGCAACGCATGAAAACGAGCCGTCAAGAATTTGACAGTTACGAAATAGGGAAAACAAAAGCACTTAGGACCACGAAATTGGTGTTTTTAGGTAGGTTACCCTTGACTACCTCCTATcaaatcaaaattgagattttggtgttGGAAGACAGCTCATATTTTCGTATGTGTCTGGCAGCGGCGTATAATGGACTGACCTTGTTTGCaacatttacaaatggaaacatgacatgcataggcagatataccagagtaaaaactccggacatacctgcctgtgcggggatttgaaccccagaaatctcgcttgtcgggcgagcgctcgaccactgagctacacagactgtccctgataaacaggactcaagtctggtacttatggacatgagcagtcagggtaactGTTCCTGATAAACATAATtaaagtctggtacttatggatatgagcagtcaaatTTTTAACTCACATTCTAGTGACTTTTCACCACTACATCAGTGGCTTTATCAGACTGGAAACTTACCACATCTGGCTGTTTCTTTTTATGGGTAACAGGAGGCACCGTAGAGGACGTGataagttggtcaaagatgttgttgcgtatgtaggccccctcgtccttattTAGAGTttcatgtccttttctgcggatccaaatggTTTCTTTGAGCCACCTGGTAGTCTTATCAGCTTCACGATTAGTGACCAGATTTGTGAATGTCTACGACAGAAGATTTGCGATTTGCACGTGTAAATGGTCTGGATTCAAATTTCTCAACCACGTTTTGGTACTCTTTTAGTCGGGTACCGAAGGGGCGACCTGTTTCACCAATATAGGAACTGGTTCctcctgttacccataaaaggatATGTTCAgccagatgtgatgagttgccagtctgatgaatttacaattaaaatcaacattcctaatgaacttgttcaaaataacaacaaaaaagggTGTTTTCCAATTAACATTAGGCAATGTACTAAGATTGAGCAATATGGGAATTCCCCATGATATTAATAACTATGATTGAATTAATTTATTGCACCCAAAGGGGATTCCCCGCTTTGTCATAACACATAAAGTATTGCATGATCACTTGATTATACATGAACATGGGATTCTCAACgttcatgaaatagctttaaacgtaaacaaaattaaaattaaattaattactcAGGGTGCATCACAGTATCCATTTTAAAATACTTGAATAAAGTTAGTTACAAATTTGTCTTGTCTTAGAATGCTCACAGTCAAATGAGTTTGGAATGGAATAattgacctcaaacaaaacatcatgtacatgtacaacaaaATTTTAGGCTTTAGCAGCTacatgtgatatcatgctaatgtatacaggtgcttttgagtcattctcaactttgatttcccctattttacataattatttacttttatagtatttttatagctttttcggatataaaatgtatctactaatgacaaaattggtggcgctatttagttactggaaattactcttatACAGATAATTCCTCTTTGTTGATGAATTATGTTCATagaatttccttgttgcttgtttcacctattccagctgttttaatggcagtattaatcatctaccccttgcaaataaagaaatatgatttaggataaatagcgccatctctagtttgcatttagttaataatgaagccaattctatatacatcaaacaagcGTGCAAAACGGATGACCcgattttaacatgttttaatacAAATATTCATTCGTGTTGGTTCTGTAGCATTAGTATGAGAACTCATACACGTTCTCCTTTTCTTTAATACAAATATCAGTCGTGGAATTCTCCGACTGATATACGTATTAAAAAGAAGCGAATGGGTATGGGTAGTGTACACATGCATGTACGCTCTGCGCTATTAATGTTTTACGCGCGAATGTACTCTCCTACGTCACAACTAAACTTAATGCGAACCAATgtacatttttggattcctttatGGGCAGACGATTAACTTTTACACAGGattgtgatatatattttttgttcaaattgaCCCCTGCACTGTTTAACCTCAAATGAGCCCTACCAAAAATTACCAAACCAATACACGTTGAAGAGTGTAGCCCAGCCAACTCTATTTAGTATTCATCaggcaaataaaaaaaacaatttcaaaccTTTAAGATTTGGTCCGCTGTTCCTCTATTAAAGTATACGACATTACGCAAATAGTAAAGCAGCAAATGGGCTGTATTGTATCTTATCTTGTACGGTTACTTTTCAAGCTGTTTCAGCACGTCACATCACAGCTCCCATTGGGTACCCCATTCCTTTTTGAAAGGAATTTTTTGACCAGTTACGATTGCTttaaatccagattttcaaaaaaattccagcaaaaatagttcacaatcgAAAATTCTATATTTGATAAGCTCGTTTCGGACAATTCCATGGCTTTTGTTAATACATTATAGCATTTTTAAGCTTTTTCCAGTATgatattggcaactggaattccagtcgttttcaggaagTAAACCTAGAAATCCAGGCGTACCTGATTCACCTGGTTCAGTACTTGATCAAATACAATGATATTGACTGAAAAATTTCCCATGGCATACATACATATCCATGCCGCATAACGTAATTATAGTATAATGTAATTCGGTTTGTTTCTTAAATCGCAGGTTCCGTTTTAGCTTAAGATCAAAATGGAGTCCAACAATGAGGAAGGTAGGTGAAAGGGTTTCTTTTTCATATATTTGTTTAATGTTTTACTTCCATATGTTATGACAGTAGAGATGCACTGATCAAAAAGCTTCTTTATCAGATAATTTGCCATGGTTTTGTCTGTTAATATGTCTTTGCATCAACTGAAAGCTGCCGATCCTGCTTGTGTTTTTCTATTTATTTCCTGCAACTGGTTACCAACTGACTAAATCACCTGTCCTCGGTATATTTGGATACCTGCTTCAGTGTTTCATTTCCAATTTTGATTTCCTTGTTATCTGCATACATACAGGTTGGGCATGACCTTtgttttttacatttatttttattccttttattaCGGCATGTTTAAGTTTAAATTGGTTTAAGGtctatatttttgtatttaactCTATTTGTGCAAAAGTGccctattattatattgaccaAACTGtataattgtttttatttatgatGCTGATACATCATTCA encodes the following:
- the LOC140144123 gene encoding interferon-induced transmembrane protein 3-like, whose amino-acid sequence is MESNIKYDRQFNEQDQLPPPYEYSSAPGPIPGNNPYITQGQNTTVVVGPGPVAGGSPPGAVTNTTIVRTTQEVAPPTYMVWSILNTIFFCFVFGIVAIIKSNEVSNHMLRGDIRGALQASNSARAWNIAATVTGIILIPVILALRIIADDGY